One stretch of Pradoshia sp. D12 DNA includes these proteins:
- a CDS encoding class D sortase, which produces MISKARIMVLLAGILIIIGAGMIVKYGLPLLTAQSPDQVKVEETAEPEPVSEAQVTNQSDDLYKVYPKKGEEFGELIIPKISAHLPIIEGTDEDELEKGVGHYSDSVLPGMKDNSVLSGHRDTVFRKLGQVGKGDELIVQTKAGTFTYKVFGVRIVDADDRTVIVPKSRPVLTVTTCYPFDYIGDAPQRYILSANLIKMERH; this is translated from the coding sequence ATGATTTCTAAAGCGAGAATAATGGTGCTTTTGGCCGGCATTCTCATCATCATAGGTGCTGGCATGATTGTGAAGTATGGCCTGCCACTTTTGACAGCTCAATCACCTGATCAGGTAAAAGTCGAAGAAACTGCCGAGCCTGAACCTGTTTCAGAGGCGCAAGTTACGAATCAATCGGATGATTTATATAAAGTTTATCCAAAAAAGGGTGAAGAATTCGGTGAATTAATTATCCCGAAGATATCGGCTCACCTCCCGATCATTGAAGGAACAGATGAAGATGAACTGGAAAAGGGTGTAGGACACTATTCAGACAGTGTACTACCTGGAATGAAAGATAATTCAGTTCTATCTGGCCATCGTGATACAGTATTTCGTAAACTCGGGCAGGTTGGTAAAGGCGATGAATTGATTGTTCAAACAAAGGCGGGGACTTTTACCTATAAAGTATTTGGCGTCCGAATTGTAGATGCAGATGATCGGACCGTTATTGTGCCTAAGTCACGTCCTGTTCTGACAGTCACTACGTGTTATCCGTTTGATTATATAGGGGATGCGCCGCAGCGTTATATACTGTCAGCCAATTTGATAAAAATGGAAAGACACTAG
- a CDS encoding LytR family transcriptional regulator — protein sequence MRTDRTKKKKMKTWKKIVLGIIGLFVLVGSVFAFTVYRSFDNALDAMHDPIDRDGSKKRVEKVSLKDKTPFSVLLLGVDEREGDKGRSDTMIVLTVNPILESVKMVSIPRDTRTEIIGKGVDDKINHAFAFGGVEMSMDTVENLLDIPIDYYAQVNMEGFKDIVDAVGGVTVVNDLDFTADGHHFAEGTLNLNGEKALAYSRMRYEDPRGDFGRQMRQRQVIQAVLNKGASLSSLTRFDGIFEALGDNVKTDISFSQMVSIQQNYKEAAKSLEQLQLEGQGTKINKIYYYIPSDESLTNLQDTLKKHLQINK from the coding sequence ATGAGAACAGATAGAACAAAAAAGAAAAAGATGAAAACGTGGAAGAAAATCGTTTTGGGAATTATAGGGCTATTTGTTTTAGTTGGCAGTGTATTTGCCTTTACGGTGTATCGTTCCTTCGACAATGCGTTAGACGCAATGCATGATCCTATCGATCGGGATGGTTCTAAAAAGAGGGTAGAAAAGGTCAGCTTGAAGGATAAGACACCTTTTTCTGTACTTTTATTAGGTGTAGATGAAAGAGAAGGCGATAAGGGACGCTCCGATACGATGATTGTTCTGACGGTAAATCCAATCCTCGAATCAGTCAAAATGGTAAGTATCCCACGTGATACAAGAACGGAAATTATCGGAAAAGGGGTAGATGATAAAATCAACCATGCGTTTGCATTTGGTGGTGTGGAAATGTCTATGGATACAGTAGAGAACCTCCTTGATATTCCGATTGATTATTATGCACAGGTTAACATGGAAGGATTTAAAGATATCGTCGATGCTGTTGGTGGTGTTACTGTTGTAAATGATCTTGATTTTACAGCTGATGGTCATCACTTCGCAGAAGGAACCCTTAATTTGAATGGCGAGAAGGCCCTGGCATATTCACGAATGAGATATGAGGATCCACGCGGTGATTTCGGGCGCCAAATGAGACAAAGGCAAGTGATCCAGGCAGTCCTTAACAAAGGCGCCAGCCTTTCTTCTCTAACCCGCTTTGATGGGATTTTTGAGGCACTCGGTGATAATGTAAAAACAGATATCAGCTTCTCCCAAATGGTCAGCATTCAGCAAAACTACAAGGAAGCAGCAAAGTCATTAGAACAGCTGCAGCTTGAGGGGCAAGGAACAAAAATAAATAAAATTTATTATTATATTCCTTCCGATGAATCTCTGACTAACCTTCAGGATACGTTAAAGAAACATTTACAAATCAATAAGTAA
- a CDS encoding LTA synthase family protein has protein sequence MIVCETLVRKDLNLYTLGQFFDLKTKAFLLNYLIYFSVINLFYILPRKLYYITSLVISGLFILFTIANQMKLELRNSPIMLSDISLIKELQGLDNLELPMKPIILGLVILIVGILIIYFLPKGKEFWIPKTLLFTGSFVFLLILWNEKPISPMAQANLWYTRWRPELGISENGLIGNFTLFAKKAQIQSPVGYSEAKIKELAEKYQPDTKQQTVEENERPNVIYIMSEAFVDPYTWGKQYFIKDPTPNFRKAFQESMHGFMYSPEYGGGTANVEFEAVTGLSRQFLPGDDVAYNQYLNQPVPSVARAFNKAGYHTTAIHAFKNWYYQRSTAYKNLGFDRFIPGDFMNLDFPFNSGKGYPSDRHMTDSILKIVKENKNPSFIHAVGLEGHMPYPRAKNGSPFLDKSRMKMSTYETFGTYVNKLNSVDKDLGRLLGELKKLERPTIIVFWGDHFPGFTPFQTVYGKEGLNYTLSLNGSFEDFMKLHKVPYFVWNSKDNKPLERDVTPNMFSQIVTEMANIEGNAVTNLLTQVAESGNSYFPYKQFTKEMGDFTSEMKDLQMLQYDMLHGKRYFTKTSLATNFSSDSDYIVGWTENPKVNITKSNGEILIHAEGIPKYAKLFDESDEKLEITWVKSEEGSSTFKVQGKPKKVYFEVQDDRKTTLLKTKKYSVD, from the coding sequence ATGATTGTCTGTGAAACTTTAGTCAGAAAAGACCTAAATTTATACACACTCGGTCAATTTTTTGATTTAAAGACGAAAGCTTTCCTATTAAACTATCTAATTTATTTTTCTGTCATTAATCTATTCTATATACTTCCACGTAAATTGTATTACATTACTTCTCTAGTCATAAGCGGTTTATTTATTCTCTTTACGATTGCCAATCAAATGAAACTTGAATTGCGAAATAGCCCCATTATGTTATCCGATATAAGTCTTATTAAGGAATTGCAGGGGTTAGATAATCTAGAATTACCAATGAAACCTATTATATTGGGACTTGTAATTTTAATTGTCGGTATACTGATCATCTACTTCTTACCAAAAGGGAAAGAATTTTGGATTCCCAAGACTCTACTGTTTACTGGTTCATTCGTTTTTCTCCTTATATTATGGAATGAGAAACCGATATCTCCAATGGCCCAGGCTAATCTTTGGTATACACGCTGGCGACCGGAACTGGGCATCAGCGAAAACGGTTTAATAGGCAATTTCACTCTCTTTGCAAAAAAGGCACAAATTCAGTCGCCAGTGGGGTATTCTGAAGCTAAGATTAAAGAGCTTGCTGAAAAATATCAACCTGACACGAAGCAGCAAACTGTCGAAGAAAACGAAAGACCAAATGTGATTTACATCATGAGTGAAGCATTTGTTGATCCATATACTTGGGGAAAGCAATATTTCATAAAGGATCCCACCCCTAATTTCAGAAAAGCCTTCCAGGAATCTATGCACGGATTTATGTATTCACCTGAGTATGGCGGAGGAACGGCAAATGTCGAATTTGAAGCGGTAACGGGGTTAAGCAGACAATTCCTCCCTGGAGATGATGTGGCTTATAATCAATATTTAAATCAACCAGTTCCATCAGTTGCAAGAGCATTTAACAAAGCAGGATATCACACTACGGCGATTCACGCTTTCAAGAACTGGTATTATCAGCGTTCCACCGCTTATAAAAACCTGGGTTTCGATAGGTTTATACCTGGTGATTTTATGAATCTTGATTTTCCATTCAATAGCGGGAAAGGCTACCCCTCCGATCGACATATGACTGATTCTATTTTAAAAATTGTAAAGGAAAATAAAAATCCTTCCTTTATACATGCTGTTGGACTTGAAGGCCATATGCCATATCCAAGAGCAAAAAACGGCTCACCTTTTCTTGATAAATCGAGAATGAAAATGAGCACTTATGAAACCTTTGGTACATATGTGAATAAATTAAACAGTGTGGACAAAGATTTGGGCAGACTGTTGGGGGAACTAAAAAAACTGGAACGACCAACCATTATTGTCTTTTGGGGTGACCACTTCCCTGGGTTCACACCCTTTCAAACAGTGTACGGAAAAGAAGGATTAAATTACACACTCAGTCTAAATGGAAGCTTCGAGGACTTTATGAAGCTTCATAAAGTCCCATACTTCGTTTGGAATAGTAAGGATAATAAGCCGTTGGAACGAGATGTAACACCAAACATGTTCAGCCAAATTGTTACAGAAATGGCCAATATCGAAGGTAATGCTGTAACAAACTTGTTGACTCAGGTCGCGGAAAGCGGAAACTCCTATTTCCCATATAAGCAATTCACAAAAGAAATGGGAGACTTTACAAGTGAAATGAAGGATTTGCAAATGCTTCAATACGATATGCTTCACGGCAAAAGGTACTTCACCAAGACCTCCTTAGCTACAAATTTTTCTTCCGACTCTGACTACATCGTTGGATGGACAGAAAATCCAAAAGTTAATATAACTAAGAGTAATGGGGAAATTCTGATTCATGCAGAAGGAATACCTAAATACGCCAAACTATTTGATGAATCTGATGAAAAGCTAGAGATTACTTGGGTAAAATCAGAAGAGGGTAGCTCAACTTTTAAGGTCCAAGGAAAACCGAAAAAGGTTTATTTTGAGGTACAGGATGATCGTAAAACAACTCTACTAAAAACAAAGAAATATTCTGTTGACTAA
- a CDS encoding helix-turn-helix domain-containing protein, whose amino-acid sequence MAKYSEKFKLMIVKEYQEGKLSYKLLAQKYRLPSQSPILRWVKLYEKFGHEGLRRKTQKDVYPVQFKMDVLSFMKRTGSSEIDTALQFGITNPPMINLWKKAFHEGGTEALDKPKGRPPMSDKAKNKRINKNKEQKDMTYEQKLERENELLRLENDYLKKLRAFRMDPEGYLEKHRQRYHSNSKKTTD is encoded by the coding sequence ATGGCCAAATATAGTGAAAAATTCAAATTAATGATCGTAAAAGAATACCAGGAAGGAAAACTGTCATATAAACTCCTGGCTCAGAAATATAGATTACCTTCCCAATCTCCGATTTTAAGATGGGTTAAACTCTATGAGAAATTTGGACATGAAGGATTAAGAAGAAAGACTCAAAAGGACGTTTATCCTGTTCAATTCAAGATGGATGTATTAAGCTTTATGAAAAGAACAGGTTCTTCAGAAATAGATACTGCCCTGCAATTCGGGATCACGAATCCTCCAATGATTAATTTGTGGAAGAAGGCTTTTCATGAGGGTGGAACTGAAGCACTGGATAAACCGAAAGGACGGCCACCCATGTCTGATAAAGCGAAGAATAAGAGGATAAATAAAAACAAAGAACAAAAAGATATGACGTACGAACAAAAATTGGAGCGAGAAAATGAACTCCTTCGCTTGGAGAATGATTACTTAAAAAAGTTGAGAGCTTTTCGGATGGATCCGGAAGGCTATCTCGAAAAGCACAGGCAGCGTTATCATTCGAACTCAAAGAAAACTACCGATTAA
- a CDS encoding glycosyltransferase family 4 protein — translation MLIAAFLVAICLTILITPFVIKLAHKIGATDAPNNRKVHKKVMPSMGGLAIFLSFIITLPIFSPEIARSDTFSAMFFGAAVILILGIFDDKYELDAKVKLIGQIAAALIIVIVGDIQVNYINTPFGETIEFGFMAIPITVIWIVGITNAINLIDGLDGLAAGVSTIALLTISAMAVFRIGDIFVAMIALILAGSTLGFLKFNFFPAKIFMGDTGAMFLGFMISVLSLLGFKNITVISLIIPIIILGVPISDTFFAMVRRFLQKKPLHAPDKSHLHHCLLRLGYSHRTTVLMIYAMAAVFGLAAFIFSMATLWGGIFFSFILLIALELMVERIGLLGENHKPLHKLLALRSADSKERF, via the coding sequence TTGTTAATTGCAGCTTTTTTAGTTGCCATATGCCTAACCATACTCATCACCCCATTTGTAATTAAATTAGCGCATAAAATAGGAGCAACCGATGCTCCCAATAATAGAAAAGTGCACAAAAAAGTGATGCCAAGCATGGGAGGATTAGCAATTTTCCTCAGCTTTATTATAACGCTTCCGATTTTTTCACCGGAAATTGCCCGTTCAGACACATTTTCAGCCATGTTTTTTGGTGCAGCCGTCATCTTAATTCTTGGTATATTTGATGACAAATATGAATTGGATGCAAAAGTGAAGTTAATCGGGCAAATTGCTGCCGCTTTAATTATTGTTATTGTCGGCGATATCCAGGTTAACTATATTAATACACCGTTTGGGGAAACGATTGAATTTGGATTTATGGCGATCCCAATCACCGTTATTTGGATTGTGGGCATTACAAATGCTATTAACCTAATTGACGGATTGGATGGATTGGCAGCAGGTGTTTCAACAATAGCTTTATTAACCATCTCCGCGATGGCGGTATTTAGAATTGGCGATATATTCGTTGCCATGATTGCTTTGATTCTTGCTGGAAGTACATTAGGATTCTTGAAATTCAATTTCTTCCCAGCCAAAATATTCATGGGCGATACAGGAGCTATGTTCCTTGGATTCATGATATCCGTACTATCCCTGTTAGGATTTAAAAATATTACGGTAATTTCCTTAATCATACCGATTATAATATTAGGTGTACCAATTTCTGATACGTTCTTTGCAATGGTACGGAGGTTCCTGCAGAAGAAACCATTACATGCACCGGATAAGTCTCATTTGCATCACTGCTTATTGCGATTAGGCTATTCCCACAGAACCACTGTACTGATGATTTATGCAATGGCTGCTGTCTTTGGACTGGCTGCTTTCATCTTTAGTATGGCCACACTATGGGGCGGAATATTCTTCAGTTTTATTCTGCTTATAGCACTTGAATTGATGGTTGAACGAATTGGCCTTCTTGGCGAAAATCATAAACCTTTGCACAAACTTTTAGCATTACGTTCAGCTGATTCAAAAGAAAGATTTTAA
- a CDS encoding LysM peptidoglycan-binding domain-containing protein — protein sequence MKSKAVAFAAVAILSATYAGSASADSNSYTIKKGDTLSAIANKSGTTVAALKQANQLKSDLIYPNQVLKIISTSPTKPATTKKTAQAKIPSQTSSAKTYKVVSGDSLSKIAAKYKVSINNLIEWNNLKSTIIYPNQVLKVSRTTAVINQPVTTSPKSPSTSKTTVYVVKSGDSLSQIGKKYGLTVAKLKTLNNLKSDLIYVGQKLKVAVLTTTNPPKQPTVPKTPTPSTNTTYSVRGGDTLGRISQQYGMTVAQLKSLNNLKSDMIYVGQTLKLSGNSASKPAPKQDEIVRDDSDSQIGNSTFTSRLIDESKKVIGTKYVFGGTSTSGFDCSGFIYYVFNKAGYDINRYSAAGYYDRSYYVDNPKPGDLVFFENTYKKGISHLGIYIGNNQFINADNSGVRIVSLSNSYYKKHFSSFKRFY from the coding sequence ATGAAATCAAAAGCTGTCGCATTCGCTGCCGTCGCCATACTTTCTGCAACATATGCAGGATCTGCATCTGCCGATTCCAATTCATATACAATAAAAAAAGGAGATACCTTGTCGGCTATTGCCAATAAAAGCGGAACAACTGTAGCTGCTCTTAAACAAGCAAACCAACTAAAATCCGACTTGATTTATCCCAACCAAGTATTAAAGATTATATCTACTAGTCCTACCAAACCGGCAACAACTAAAAAGACCGCCCAAGCCAAAATTCCTTCCCAGACAAGCTCTGCTAAAACATATAAAGTTGTATCAGGAGACAGCCTCTCAAAGATTGCAGCCAAGTATAAAGTCTCCATTAACAATCTAATAGAGTGGAATAATCTAAAAAGTACCATCATTTATCCAAATCAGGTGCTTAAAGTTTCAAGGACTACAGCGGTTATTAATCAACCAGTCACTACATCCCCTAAGTCCCCCTCTACCTCAAAAACTACAGTGTATGTCGTGAAGAGTGGCGATAGCCTAAGCCAAATTGGAAAAAAGTACGGATTAACGGTAGCCAAGCTAAAAACCCTTAACAATCTTAAGTCCGATTTAATTTATGTTGGGCAGAAACTAAAGGTGGCAGTTCTGACTACAACCAATCCACCCAAACAGCCAACTGTACCTAAAACTCCAACTCCATCAACCAATACAACATACTCTGTAAGGGGCGGAGATACGTTGGGCAGAATCAGTCAGCAATATGGAATGACAGTGGCACAGTTAAAATCATTAAATAACCTTAAATCAGATATGATTTATGTAGGACAAACACTAAAGTTATCAGGTAACTCTGCAAGCAAACCAGCTCCTAAACAAGATGAAATTGTACGAGATGATTCAGATAGTCAAATCGGCAATTCCACTTTCACTTCTAGGCTAATCGATGAAAGTAAAAAGGTTATTGGAACCAAATATGTCTTTGGCGGCACCAGCACATCAGGCTTTGACTGCAGTGGTTTTATCTATTATGTATTTAATAAGGCTGGATATGATATTAATCGCTACTCAGCAGCAGGCTATTATGACCGTTCTTATTATGTAGATAATCCGAAGCCGGGCGATTTAGTATTCTTCGAAAATACCTATAAAAAAGGCATTTCACATTTAGGCATTTATATAGGAAATAATCAGTTCATTAACGCAGACAATAGCGGCGTTAGAATTGTAAGCTTAAGTAATTCATATTATAAGAAGCACTTTTCTAGTTTCAAGAGATTCTATTAA
- a CDS encoding LCP family protein codes for MQNRQNMRKVRRRRKNKKRIAAVILFPILIVILVAGGYAGYLYVKAQNVLSESYDENFANDGRGVNPAKDNVSVLFMGVDDSSVRNNEKGSRTDALMLATFNDKEKTVKLLSIPRDSYVYIPGKDNYSKITHAHAYGGVKYTIDTVEELLDVPVDYYVKMNFNAFVDVVDALEGIEVNVPYTFSEQNSNDEQGAITLEEGLQTLNGEEALALARTRKKDSDIERGKRQQEILTAIIDKAASAKSITKYADVIEGIGKNMKTNMTFKEMKSFSSYVLAASNLQIESISLEGKDSYIGGTYYYQLDEQSLENIKQELQAHLDYKKDAETDSIPNDSVIVE; via the coding sequence ATGCAAAATAGGCAAAATATGCGCAAGGTAAGGCGTAGACGGAAAAATAAGAAACGCATTGCAGCGGTCATCTTATTTCCTATTCTTATTGTTATTTTAGTTGCTGGTGGTTATGCAGGTTACTTATATGTGAAGGCTCAAAATGTACTCTCTGAATCATATGATGAAAATTTTGCAAACGATGGACGGGGAGTAAATCCTGCTAAAGATAATGTATCCGTATTATTTATGGGAGTAGATGATAGCAGTGTGCGCAATAATGAAAAAGGTTCCAGAACAGATGCGCTTATGCTTGCTACATTCAATGATAAAGAAAAAACAGTTAAATTGTTAAGTATACCGCGTGACTCATATGTATACATCCCTGGGAAAGATAACTATTCAAAAATCACTCATGCCCATGCATATGGCGGGGTAAAATATACAATCGATACAGTCGAAGAATTACTGGATGTTCCAGTTGACTACTATGTGAAAATGAACTTTAATGCCTTTGTTGATGTAGTTGATGCATTGGAAGGCATCGAAGTTAATGTACCTTATACATTCTCAGAGCAGAACTCAAATGATGAGCAAGGTGCAATCACCCTTGAAGAAGGTTTGCAAACATTAAACGGTGAAGAAGCTTTGGCATTGGCCAGAACAAGAAAGAAAGACAGTGATATTGAGCGTGGTAAACGCCAGCAGGAGATTCTGACAGCTATTATTGACAAGGCAGCTTCAGCTAAATCGATTACGAAATATGCTGATGTCATTGAAGGTATCGGTAAAAATATGAAAACCAATATGACCTTCAAAGAGATGAAGAGTTTCTCTAGCTATGTACTGGCAGCATCCAACCTTCAAATCGAATCCATTAGTCTGGAAGGGAAGGATTCTTACATTGGCGGTACGTATTATTATCAATTAGATGAGCAATCCCTGGAAAATATTAAACAGGAGCTCCAAGCTCATCTTGATTATAAAAAGGATGCGGAAACAGATTCCATTCCTAATGATTCAGTTATAGTTGAATAA
- a CDS encoding processed acidic surface protein: MKRIVMSLVAFMLLFTVIKPVVGLAEINEGDFGDFAEAEGISPDTLEELILTYLGKEYTEYNSIDDLKEELGEKITEENLNELMETYGFSSRDELMVELEYQDGYDKSNSIEDTYIFINILKHALSWEEFEGTEITDESLKQWLGDYEMTLEELNELLTSHSDSLSNYQYLEDLEEAILGYMFMDAILEGLAEFGIDRQELDNLAKHISSLDFEDPALEEKLLELEKRADNLPEFESSTELTEAQIQEIVDLFNEVLDIYQMEAKFYLTKDGSKKAISIDELMILESTDGADLLIELYNKQGELLADMIITADMFGSDLIDKVTEPVKTVPKPQVENKAGKIINKTINGGKLPNTAGNYAEGVWIGIGILAAGAGLLFFRRKNKEAA; this comes from the coding sequence ATGAAACGGATAGTTATGTCTTTAGTTGCTTTTATGCTGTTATTTACAGTAATAAAGCCAGTGGTCGGTTTGGCTGAAATTAATGAAGGAGATTTTGGGGATTTTGCTGAAGCAGAGGGGATTTCACCAGATACATTAGAAGAACTCATACTTACATACCTCGGTAAAGAATATACAGAATATAACTCAATTGATGATTTGAAAGAAGAATTGGGTGAAAAAATAACTGAAGAAAATTTGAATGAGCTTATGGAAACATACGGATTTTCCAGCAGGGATGAATTGATGGTTGAATTGGAATACCAGGATGGTTATGACAAATCTAACTCAATTGAAGACACCTATATTTTTATAAATATTTTAAAACATGCATTAAGCTGGGAAGAGTTTGAGGGCACTGAAATAACAGATGAATCCTTAAAACAATGGCTTGGGGATTACGAAATGACTTTAGAGGAATTAAATGAATTGCTAACCAGCCACAGTGATAGCTTATCCAACTATCAATACCTTGAGGATCTTGAAGAAGCTATTTTGGGTTATATGTTTATGGATGCAATACTAGAAGGTCTTGCTGAATTTGGTATTGATAGGCAAGAATTGGATAATTTAGCGAAACATATCTCATCCTTAGATTTTGAAGATCCAGCACTTGAGGAAAAACTTCTAGAATTAGAAAAGCGTGCTGATAATTTACCTGAGTTTGAAAGCTCAACTGAATTAACTGAGGCACAAATTCAAGAAATTGTAGATTTATTTAATGAAGTTTTGGACATTTACCAAATGGAAGCTAAATTTTATTTAACGAAAGATGGCAGCAAAAAGGCGATTTCCATTGATGAACTTATGATACTTGAATCAACTGACGGTGCAGATCTGCTAATCGAGCTTTATAATAAACAAGGTGAATTACTTGCAGATATGATTATTACAGCTGACATGTTTGGGTCGGATTTAATTGATAAGGTTACTGAACCAGTCAAGACTGTTCCAAAGCCACAAGTTGAGAATAAGGCAGGAAAAATTATTAATAAAACAATTAATGGTGGAAAATTGCCAAATACAGCTGGTAATTATGCTGAAGGTGTTTGGATAGGTATAGGAATCCTTGCAGCAGGAGCTGGACTATTATTTTTCCGTCGAAAAAATAAGGAAGCCGCATGA
- a CDS encoding DUF6270 domain-containing protein — protein sequence MNNIKLAVLGSCATRDNFNSKFNPNYKEFYECILTQNQTSLISLMSSPLNYTENDIGDLTEYDRWNVETDFSKSFLTDLIKLEPSYLIIDFFADIHFGVISLATNQCITDNRWKLWKTPYYKSLIEKGAIERLAIIDHTEEYFLKWKQSVDKLFAFLKEKLPNCHVIIHKARNVNIFNDDGTLVDLATSGHVKKENVQLLNRYWDELDQYVIDHYHVSVIEINDKEYHTYKEHPWGPFYVHYTEDYYHNFLLKLHRIVCVNHIKDQAVNKILVDIFKHYDNLKNEQLSQNLLNEMKISGELQEIINMTKEENQKELEKYKKESIITFLKRKLRVKVKSGI from the coding sequence ATGAATAATATAAAATTAGCGGTTTTAGGTAGCTGTGCGACGAGAGATAATTTTAACTCAAAGTTCAATCCAAACTATAAAGAGTTTTATGAGTGTATTTTAACACAAAATCAAACATCTCTAATTAGTTTGATGTCTTCTCCGTTGAATTATACCGAGAATGACATTGGTGATTTAACCGAATATGATCGATGGAATGTAGAGACGGACTTCTCGAAGAGTTTCCTTACCGATTTAATTAAGCTGGAACCATCCTATCTGATTATTGATTTTTTTGCTGATATTCACTTTGGGGTAATTTCTTTGGCGACCAATCAATGTATTACGGATAATCGCTGGAAGTTATGGAAAACTCCTTACTATAAAAGCCTAATTGAGAAAGGGGCCATCGAGAGGTTAGCGATAATAGATCATACGGAAGAATATTTCCTGAAGTGGAAACAGAGTGTGGATAAGTTGTTCGCTTTTTTAAAGGAGAAATTGCCTAATTGTCATGTCATAATACATAAGGCTAGGAATGTTAATATTTTCAATGATGATGGTACATTAGTCGATTTAGCAACGAGCGGACATGTCAAAAAAGAAAATGTACAGCTCTTAAACCGGTACTGGGATGAGCTTGATCAATATGTAATTGATCATTATCATGTATCAGTTATCGAAATAAATGATAAAGAATATCATACATATAAAGAACATCCATGGGGACCTTTTTATGTTCACTACACAGAGGATTATTATCATAACTTTTTATTAAAATTGCATCGGATTGTGTGCGTCAACCATATTAAAGATCAGGCTGTGAATAAAATCTTGGTAGATATCTTTAAGCATTATGATAATTTGAAAAATGAACAGCTATCTCAAAATTTATTAAATGAAATGAAAATTTCAGGGGAATTACAGGAAATAATTAATATGACTAAGGAAGAAAACCAAAAAGAGCTTGAAAAATATAAAAAAGAATCGATTATTACCTTTTTAAAAAGAAAATTGAGAGTAAAAGTGAAAAGTGGCATATAA